One segment of Saprospiraceae bacterium DNA contains the following:
- a CDS encoding response regulator, with the protein MCRLDCTLCPCGILLLRSACVALACFLWPNSALLAQAEPHHPLFAIRLFNARDGLPDNKVVHLLETRKSPFRWAVTTNELCRFDGYRFQTVWEKMPDNNGIAENARGEIVIWHYRSERILSVFDPVSGRKTTRTLEQFPQLKGELVAAWSQDTAIFLGIEAVPNTVFEVWRLFPDFTTQLLHRLHTSALLGDKLPSHRPKFDGYFDEKRAQLWLSANILGKPNEVQRVQLETGRTEAFALLETAAPLDVVVRMTNASGLPLRVCLGASNTLWTWNEQAQQFEKDTRYPGKLPGLVLIGEDQKGALIFRKQDQGANSFWLRRPDGTWLDLASMLPDLNYQFCVGSDFSRQIHFATMEGVLRVNFEKPLFRQFVPTKKDQLDFPNAAFRGIAADRLGNIWMAGEMIGLFRMRPDGSVERAIPVEKNTQKRFSTQNAVNLQVDAAGYLWAARNSIETPNLYRFDPTTGLADTFHLEKHSIASFLILKNGKILLAARDEKTARLVLFDPATRRFETCAEAGENEKFKTAPLFFLENEQGKIWVAGNEGLALFDPEKRHFLPFPGDTPTAHEYPIAVLFLQNETLWCGSLGGGLRKLDLQSGQWEVFTMANGLPANKIAGILPDDDQNLWISTWEGLSFLQPQAKLFTNFFVSNGLTHNEFNRFSFFRDTNSALFFGGLHGVNYFQPEEVLASFLQGYDSLLISQISWFAADGKTRQEQIFGLDGVVRITLPPDNRFCNIQLALANYLQPEANRFSWKLEGHDKDWRLSGTNNEITFHYLPAGKYRLRVRAANPTGIWSQNERVLLIEVREFWYKSVWFFVLLVLTMGLLLYVFYKNRVRHQLDLAENRRIREIEQLRSRLYTNITHEFRTPLTVILGISERLDEEGFRRSASELKNGLALIQRNGKNLLRLINQLLDLSKIESGAMQPHYVRADVIGYLQYLTESFYSMASEREIRLIFYPETPSLVVDFDEEKLQDIVYNLLSNALKFTSAGGKVVFHAKALHGEPGAMPAFLQLKIQDTGQGITPEQLPHIFDRFYQADNSNTRPGEGTGIGLALVKELVGLLGGAISVESEPGKGTVFTVLLPCAMRPTSDEVEIPDENKPIASPHEDKPYPAQARPEADLPVAATQPLFTATPLLPTVLVIEDNSDVVAYIAAILKSGYQIQTAANGREGMEIAFATVPDIIISDVMMPEKDGYEVCATLKNDERTSHIPIILLTAKAAQDDKVTGLRVGADAYLQKPFDKAELLVRMEKLIELRQKLQMRHNAQTVLSEQGAQRPEPTIDERFLQKIRQAIEDKINDPELGIVHLCRATHLSHTQVFRKMKALTGQNPTLYIRSLRLQRAMQLLKTTDLNVSEIAYEVGFSDPNYFSRSFSEEFGMPPSEARG; encoded by the coding sequence ATGTGTCGTCTCGATTGCACCTTGTGTCCCTGTGGCATACTTCTGTTGCGTTCGGCCTGTGTGGCGCTTGCTTGCTTTTTGTGGCCGAACAGCGCCTTGCTGGCACAAGCTGAGCCACATCACCCCCTGTTTGCCATTCGCCTGTTCAACGCCCGCGACGGGCTTCCCGACAACAAGGTCGTCCATTTGCTCGAAACACGAAAAAGCCCTTTCCGCTGGGCTGTCACCACCAACGAGCTTTGCCGCTTCGACGGCTACCGTTTTCAGACCGTTTGGGAAAAAATGCCCGACAACAACGGCATAGCTGAAAACGCGCGTGGCGAAATCGTTATCTGGCACTATCGCAGCGAGCGAATCCTGTCCGTTTTCGACCCTGTTTCGGGGAGGAAAACCACGCGGACGCTTGAGCAATTCCCTCAGTTGAAAGGAGAATTGGTAGCCGCTTGGTCGCAGGACACCGCCATCTTTTTGGGCATCGAAGCCGTACCCAACACGGTGTTCGAAGTGTGGCGGCTTTTCCCCGATTTCACGACGCAACTGTTGCACCGACTGCATACCTCCGCTTTATTGGGCGATAAGTTGCCCAGCCATCGCCCCAAATTCGATGGGTATTTCGACGAAAAGCGCGCCCAACTCTGGCTCTCCGCCAACATACTCGGAAAACCCAACGAGGTACAGCGCGTACAGCTCGAAACGGGTCGTACAGAGGCTTTTGCGTTGCTCGAAACCGCCGCTCCATTGGATGTGGTGGTGCGCATGACCAATGCGTCAGGCTTGCCTCTGCGTGTTTGTTTGGGCGCCAGCAACACATTGTGGACTTGGAACGAGCAGGCGCAGCAATTTGAAAAGGACACCCGCTACCCCGGGAAGTTGCCAGGCTTGGTGCTGATAGGAGAAGACCAAAAAGGTGCCCTCATTTTCCGAAAACAAGACCAAGGGGCCAACAGCTTTTGGCTGCGCCGACCCGATGGCACTTGGTTAGACCTGGCATCGATGCTGCCCGATTTGAATTATCAATTCTGTGTGGGCAGCGACTTTTCGAGGCAGATACACTTCGCCACCATGGAGGGCGTCTTGCGCGTCAATTTTGAGAAGCCACTTTTCCGGCAGTTTGTCCCAACCAAAAAAGACCAGTTGGATTTTCCAAACGCCGCGTTTCGAGGCATCGCAGCCGACCGCTTGGGCAACATCTGGATGGCGGGCGAAATGATAGGGCTGTTTCGGATGCGCCCCGACGGCTCTGTGGAGCGTGCCATACCAGTGGAAAAAAACACCCAAAAGAGGTTCTCCACCCAGAATGCCGTCAATCTTCAGGTTGATGCCGCCGGGTACCTGTGGGCAGCCCGAAACAGCATCGAAACCCCAAACCTGTACCGCTTTGACCCGACAACGGGACTTGCCGACACGTTTCACCTCGAAAAACACTCTATTGCGTCGTTCCTGATATTGAAAAACGGCAAAATCTTGCTCGCCGCCAGAGACGAAAAAACAGCCAGACTCGTCCTGTTCGACCCCGCGACACGCCGATTTGAAACCTGCGCCGAAGCAGGCGAAAACGAAAAATTCAAAACCGCACCCTTGTTCTTTTTGGAAAACGAACAAGGGAAAATCTGGGTCGCGGGCAACGAAGGTCTGGCCTTGTTCGACCCCGAAAAACGGCATTTCCTCCCCTTCCCGGGCGACACACCTACGGCGCACGAGTACCCCATAGCAGTGCTCTTTTTGCAAAACGAAACGCTTTGGTGCGGCTCGCTCGGCGGCGGGCTACGCAAATTGGACTTGCAAAGCGGCCAATGGGAAGTTTTCACGATGGCGAACGGCCTGCCTGCCAACAAGATAGCCGGCATCTTGCCCGACGATGACCAGAACCTCTGGATATCCACTTGGGAAGGGCTGAGCTTTCTTCAGCCACAAGCAAAATTGTTCACCAACTTCTTTGTCTCCAATGGCCTGACCCACAACGAGTTCAACCGGTTCTCTTTTTTCAGGGACACGAACAGCGCCCTGTTTTTCGGCGGGCTGCACGGAGTCAATTACTTCCAGCCGGAAGAAGTGCTCGCCTCCTTCTTGCAGGGCTACGACTCGCTGCTGATATCCCAGATTTCATGGTTTGCTGCCGACGGCAAAACGCGACAAGAACAGATTTTCGGGTTGGACGGCGTGGTTCGCATCACGCTGCCGCCTGACAACCGTTTTTGCAACATCCAACTTGCCTTAGCCAACTACCTGCAACCCGAAGCCAACCGCTTCTCCTGGAAACTTGAAGGCCACGACAAGGATTGGCGCCTCAGCGGAACCAACAACGAAATTACGTTCCATTATCTGCCCGCCGGGAAATACCGCTTACGCGTCCGCGCCGCTAATCCGACCGGTATCTGGAGCCAAAACGAGCGCGTCCTGCTCATAGAAGTGCGCGAGTTCTGGTACAAGTCTGTGTGGTTCTTCGTTTTGCTCGTGTTGACGATGGGCCTGTTGCTTTATGTTTTTTACAAAAACCGCGTCCGCCACCAGCTCGACCTGGCCGAAAACCGCCGCATCCGCGAAATCGAGCAGCTCCGCTCAAGGCTCTATACCAACATCACCCACGAGTTTCGCACGCCGCTGACGGTCATTCTGGGCATCTCCGAGCGTCTGGACGAGGAGGGCTTCCGACGCTCTGCGAGCGAACTAAAAAATGGGTTGGCGCTCATACAGCGCAACGGCAAAAACCTGCTTCGGCTCATCAATCAACTGCTCGACCTCTCCAAAATCGAATCCGGAGCGATGCAGCCCCACTACGTCCGCGCCGATGTAATCGGCTACTTGCAGTACCTCACCGAAAGTTTTTACTCAATGGCGAGTGAGCGAGAAATCCGCTTGATTTTTTACCCGGAAACGCCCAGTCTCGTCGTGGATTTCGACGAGGAAAAACTGCAGGACATTGTGTATAACCTGCTTTCCAATGCCCTGAAATTCACGAGCGCCGGAGGCAAAGTGGTTTTTCACGCCAAGGCGTTGCATGGCGAGCCGGGTGCGATGCCCGCCTTTCTCCAGTTGAAAATCCAAGACACGGGTCAGGGCATAACCCCCGAGCAGTTGCCGCACATATTCGACCGTTTTTATCAAGCCGACAACTCGAACACACGCCCGGGAGAGGGCACGGGTATCGGCTTGGCCTTGGTCAAAGAGTTGGTCGGGTTGCTCGGCGGCGCCATTTCAGTAGAGAGCGAGCCGGGCAAGGGTACCGTATTTACGGTCCTGCTGCCTTGTGCGATGCGGCCGACCTCCGATGAGGTGGAAATACCGGACGAAAACAAGCCAATAGCTTCGCCGCACGAGGACAAGCCCTATCCTGCGCAGGCCCGTCCCGAGGCCGATTTGCCTGTGGCCGCAACCCAGCCTCTGTTCACCGCCACGCCTCTATTGCCCACCGTTCTGGTCATCGAAGACAACTCCGACGTGGTGGCGTACATCGCGGCGATTTTGAAAAGCGGGTACCAAATCCAGACGGCTGCCAACGGCAGGGAAGGCATGGAAATCGCCTTCGCGACGGTGCCTGACATCATCATCAGCGATGTGATGATGCCGGAAAAAGACGGCTACGAGGTGTGCGCGACCCTCAAGAACGACGAGCGTACCAGCCATATCCCCATCATACTGCTCACGGCTAAAGCGGCGCAGGACGACAAGGTGACGGGGCTGCGCGTCGGGGCAGACGCTTATTTGCAAAAGCCCTTTGACAAGGCGGAACTGCTCGTGCGCATGGAAAAACTGATAGAACTGCGGCAAAAACTGCAAATGCGGCACAACGCACAAACGGTCTTGAGCGAACAAGGCGCTCAGCGCCCCGAGCCGACTATAGACGAGCGTTTCCTCCAAAAAATCAGACAGGCCATTGAAGACAAAATAAACGACCCCGAGCTCGGCATCGTCCATCTGTGTCGGGCTACCCACCTTTCGCACACACAAGTTTTCCGCAAGATGAAAGCCTTGACGGGCCAAAATCCAACGCTCTACATCCGCAGCCTGCGCCTGCAGCGGGCCATGCAGTTGCTGAAAACGACCGACCTGAACGTCTCGGAAATTGCCTACGAGGTCGGTTTTTCCGACCCGAACTACTTCTCGCGGAGCTTCAGCGAGGAATTTGGGATGCCGCCGAGCGAGGCACGGGGCTGA